The Hippoglossus hippoglossus isolate fHipHip1 chromosome 2, fHipHip1.pri, whole genome shotgun sequence genome includes a region encoding these proteins:
- the LOC117774345 gene encoding fidgetin-like isoform X1, translated as MISSSSVYGLKMQWTPEHSQWAEQHFDISSTTRSPAHKAEAYRALPGHLQRSTAYQYAWANDDISALTASNLLKKYAEKYSGILEMPGGYSEAPGVMNGRKGESEPWQDGVYPMSCIPEGVSVRKGGVAAASEVVSGMCSSPGLASSTLSEPSYSSSSCGSHSATALHSSSMASQEYGPAYSGSYLHSSYSSQSAPTPALPSPLHSSGLLQPPPPPPSHPTLVPAYNGGSPNLSSYNYPPAGYPAQSSVGPGYSPGGAPPPSSYLPSGIAAPTPLPPSSTLPGYPYQSHNLTPIAPTPLSSSSSNSLKRKAFYMTGQGEIDSSYANFAYGQSRSSAESPMYRIADSSSANGGTGGGGFDRSAEKSSLPFNPQKQSTMSSEQRKYSSQAAGGPLTPPAYGSSTLGGSRSADSLASFTSPSLSEQSAEDHRLHLSHSAPGPSSSSSSSSRHAEEQLKTSDPHLLDMVTSEIVQQGPPVDWCDIAGLELAKATLKEEVLWPILRPDMFSSLGPTPRCLLLFGPRGSGRTLLGRCLASQLGAPFLQLSGSTLATKWLADGEKIIRASFLVARCRQPSVLFISEVDMLLSAHLSEESPINRLKGELLGQLDSLLMGSGEDGSNQVLVVCSTSRPQDMDEGLRRYFARRVLVPLPDSVARHQIVTQLLAQSQHKYCLSEEELALLVQRTEGFSGLDLARLCQEALVGLLHVSAQGMDMTGMMSRGQIRPLTYQDFESVFCKFQASISQKEIDTYTEWNKMFGCSQ; from the coding sequence GCTTAAAGATGCAGTGGACCCCCGAGCACAGCCAGTGGGCCGAACAGCATTTCGACATATCCTCCACCACGCGCTCGCCAGCCCACAAGGCTGAGGCCTACAGGGCGTTGCCCGGCCACCTGCAGCGCTCCACCGCCTACCAGTATGCCTGGGCCAATGACGACATCTCAGCCCTCACCGCCTCCAACCTGCTCAAGAAGTATGCTGAGAAGTATTCTGGCATTCTGGAGATGCCGGGCGGATATTCCGAGGCCCCTGGAGTGATGAACGGGCGTAAAGGGGAATCGGAGCCCTGGCAGGATGGCGTCTACCCCATGAGCTGCATCCCAGAGGGGGTTTCGGTGAGGAAAGGAGGGGTGGCGGCGGCCTCGGAGGTGGTGTCTGGTATGTGCAGCTCCCCTGGCCTGGCCTCCAGCACCCTGAGTGAGCCCAGctactccagcagcagctgtgggaGCCACAGTGCCACTgccctccactcctcctccatggCCTCTCAGGAATACGGCCCGGCGTACAGCGGATCCTACTTGCACAGTAGTTACAGCTCCCAGTCTGCCCCGACCCCAGCTCTCCCCTCCCCGCTGCACAGTTCTGGGCTCCTGCAGCCGCCCCCTCCACCGCCCTCCCACCCCACATTAGTCCCAGCTTACAACGGAGGCTCCCCCAACTTGTCTAGTTATAATTACCCCCCAGCAGGCTACCCAGCTCAGAGCTCAGTCGGGCCGGGATACAGCCCTGGGGGAgcaccccctccctcctcataCCTCCCCTCAGGCATCGCTGCACCCACACCACTCCCCCCCTCTTCTACTTTACCTGGATACCCATACCAGAGCCACAACCTGACCCCAATTGCCCCAACCCCTCTCAGCAGTAGCTCCTCTAACTCACTGAAGAGGAAAGCCTTCTACATGACAGGCCAAGGAGAGATAGACTCCTCTTATGCTAACTTTGCTTATGGTCAGTCTCGGAGCTCTGCTGAGAGCCCCATGTACAGGATAGCAGACAGCAGCAGTGCAAATGGAGGCACCGGTGGTGGTGGCTTTGACAGGAGCGCTGAAAAGTCCTCTTTACCTTTTAATCCTCAGAAACAGTCCACGATGTCGTCCGAGCAGAGGAAGTACAGCAGTCAGGCAGCAGGTGGGCCACTGACTCCCCCGGCCTACGGCTCCTCCACCCTGGGGGGTTCCCGCTCAGCTGACTCCCTCGCCAGCTTCACTTCGCCCTCCCTCAGCGAGCAAAGTGCTGAAGACCACCGTCTCCACCTCTCCCACTCAGCACCAgggccttcctcctcctcatcctcgtcctccCGACATGCTGAGGAGCAGCTAAAAACCAGTGACCCTCACCTCCTCGATATGGTGACCTCTGAGATCGTCCAGCAGGGCCCCCCCGTAGATTGGTGTGACATCGCAGGCCTAGAACTGGCGAAGGCAACTCTGAAGGAGGAGGTTCTGTGGCCCATTCTCCGCCCGGACATGTTCAGCAGTTTAGGACCAACCCCACGGTGTCTGTTGCTGTTTGGCCCCAGGGGCAGCGGCAGGACGTTGCTGGGTCGCTGCCTGGCCAGCCAGCTGGGGGCGCCATTCCTGCAGCTCAGTGGTTCCACGTTGGCCACCAAGTGGTTGGCTGATGGAGAAAAAATTATCCGAGCATCGTTTCTGGTGGCGCGCTGCCGGCAGCCATCAGTACTGTTCATCAGTGAGGTCGACATGCTGCTGTCAGCCCACCTCAGTGAAGAGAGTCCCATCAACCGGCTGAAAGGAGAGCTGCTCGGCCAGCTGGACTCGCTGCTCATGGGCTCCGGTGAGGACGGAAGCAACCAAGTGCTGGTGGTTTGCTCCACAAGTCGACCCCAGGACATGGACGAGGGGCTGCGCAGGTACTTTGCTCGAAGGGTTCTGGTTCCCCTGCCGGATAGCGTGGCCAGACACCAGATTGTGACCCAGCTCCTGGCCCAATCTCAGCACAAATACTGCTTGAGCGAGGAGGAGCTGGCGCTGCTGGTCCAGCGTACAGAGGGTTTCTCCGGACTGGATCTGGCCAGACTCTGCCAAGAGGCCCTCGTGGGTCTGCTACATGTCTCTGCACAGGGCATGGACATGACAGGGATGATGTCCAGGGGACAGATCAGGCCCCTCACCTACCAGGACTTTGAGAGTGTCTTTTGTAAATTCCAGGCCAGTATATCGCAGAAAGAGATTGACACATACACTGAGTGGAACAAAATGTTCGGCTGCAGCCAGTGA
- the LOC117774345 gene encoding fidgetin-like isoform X2 — protein sequence MQWTPEHSQWAEQHFDISSTTRSPAHKAEAYRALPGHLQRSTAYQYAWANDDISALTASNLLKKYAEKYSGILEMPGGYSEAPGVMNGRKGESEPWQDGVYPMSCIPEGVSVRKGGVAAASEVVSGMCSSPGLASSTLSEPSYSSSSCGSHSATALHSSSMASQEYGPAYSGSYLHSSYSSQSAPTPALPSPLHSSGLLQPPPPPPSHPTLVPAYNGGSPNLSSYNYPPAGYPAQSSVGPGYSPGGAPPPSSYLPSGIAAPTPLPPSSTLPGYPYQSHNLTPIAPTPLSSSSSNSLKRKAFYMTGQGEIDSSYANFAYGQSRSSAESPMYRIADSSSANGGTGGGGFDRSAEKSSLPFNPQKQSTMSSEQRKYSSQAAGGPLTPPAYGSSTLGGSRSADSLASFTSPSLSEQSAEDHRLHLSHSAPGPSSSSSSSSRHAEEQLKTSDPHLLDMVTSEIVQQGPPVDWCDIAGLELAKATLKEEVLWPILRPDMFSSLGPTPRCLLLFGPRGSGRTLLGRCLASQLGAPFLQLSGSTLATKWLADGEKIIRASFLVARCRQPSVLFISEVDMLLSAHLSEESPINRLKGELLGQLDSLLMGSGEDGSNQVLVVCSTSRPQDMDEGLRRYFARRVLVPLPDSVARHQIVTQLLAQSQHKYCLSEEELALLVQRTEGFSGLDLARLCQEALVGLLHVSAQGMDMTGMMSRGQIRPLTYQDFESVFCKFQASISQKEIDTYTEWNKMFGCSQ from the coding sequence ATGCAGTGGACCCCCGAGCACAGCCAGTGGGCCGAACAGCATTTCGACATATCCTCCACCACGCGCTCGCCAGCCCACAAGGCTGAGGCCTACAGGGCGTTGCCCGGCCACCTGCAGCGCTCCACCGCCTACCAGTATGCCTGGGCCAATGACGACATCTCAGCCCTCACCGCCTCCAACCTGCTCAAGAAGTATGCTGAGAAGTATTCTGGCATTCTGGAGATGCCGGGCGGATATTCCGAGGCCCCTGGAGTGATGAACGGGCGTAAAGGGGAATCGGAGCCCTGGCAGGATGGCGTCTACCCCATGAGCTGCATCCCAGAGGGGGTTTCGGTGAGGAAAGGAGGGGTGGCGGCGGCCTCGGAGGTGGTGTCTGGTATGTGCAGCTCCCCTGGCCTGGCCTCCAGCACCCTGAGTGAGCCCAGctactccagcagcagctgtgggaGCCACAGTGCCACTgccctccactcctcctccatggCCTCTCAGGAATACGGCCCGGCGTACAGCGGATCCTACTTGCACAGTAGTTACAGCTCCCAGTCTGCCCCGACCCCAGCTCTCCCCTCCCCGCTGCACAGTTCTGGGCTCCTGCAGCCGCCCCCTCCACCGCCCTCCCACCCCACATTAGTCCCAGCTTACAACGGAGGCTCCCCCAACTTGTCTAGTTATAATTACCCCCCAGCAGGCTACCCAGCTCAGAGCTCAGTCGGGCCGGGATACAGCCCTGGGGGAgcaccccctccctcctcataCCTCCCCTCAGGCATCGCTGCACCCACACCACTCCCCCCCTCTTCTACTTTACCTGGATACCCATACCAGAGCCACAACCTGACCCCAATTGCCCCAACCCCTCTCAGCAGTAGCTCCTCTAACTCACTGAAGAGGAAAGCCTTCTACATGACAGGCCAAGGAGAGATAGACTCCTCTTATGCTAACTTTGCTTATGGTCAGTCTCGGAGCTCTGCTGAGAGCCCCATGTACAGGATAGCAGACAGCAGCAGTGCAAATGGAGGCACCGGTGGTGGTGGCTTTGACAGGAGCGCTGAAAAGTCCTCTTTACCTTTTAATCCTCAGAAACAGTCCACGATGTCGTCCGAGCAGAGGAAGTACAGCAGTCAGGCAGCAGGTGGGCCACTGACTCCCCCGGCCTACGGCTCCTCCACCCTGGGGGGTTCCCGCTCAGCTGACTCCCTCGCCAGCTTCACTTCGCCCTCCCTCAGCGAGCAAAGTGCTGAAGACCACCGTCTCCACCTCTCCCACTCAGCACCAgggccttcctcctcctcatcctcgtcctccCGACATGCTGAGGAGCAGCTAAAAACCAGTGACCCTCACCTCCTCGATATGGTGACCTCTGAGATCGTCCAGCAGGGCCCCCCCGTAGATTGGTGTGACATCGCAGGCCTAGAACTGGCGAAGGCAACTCTGAAGGAGGAGGTTCTGTGGCCCATTCTCCGCCCGGACATGTTCAGCAGTTTAGGACCAACCCCACGGTGTCTGTTGCTGTTTGGCCCCAGGGGCAGCGGCAGGACGTTGCTGGGTCGCTGCCTGGCCAGCCAGCTGGGGGCGCCATTCCTGCAGCTCAGTGGTTCCACGTTGGCCACCAAGTGGTTGGCTGATGGAGAAAAAATTATCCGAGCATCGTTTCTGGTGGCGCGCTGCCGGCAGCCATCAGTACTGTTCATCAGTGAGGTCGACATGCTGCTGTCAGCCCACCTCAGTGAAGAGAGTCCCATCAACCGGCTGAAAGGAGAGCTGCTCGGCCAGCTGGACTCGCTGCTCATGGGCTCCGGTGAGGACGGAAGCAACCAAGTGCTGGTGGTTTGCTCCACAAGTCGACCCCAGGACATGGACGAGGGGCTGCGCAGGTACTTTGCTCGAAGGGTTCTGGTTCCCCTGCCGGATAGCGTGGCCAGACACCAGATTGTGACCCAGCTCCTGGCCCAATCTCAGCACAAATACTGCTTGAGCGAGGAGGAGCTGGCGCTGCTGGTCCAGCGTACAGAGGGTTTCTCCGGACTGGATCTGGCCAGACTCTGCCAAGAGGCCCTCGTGGGTCTGCTACATGTCTCTGCACAGGGCATGGACATGACAGGGATGATGTCCAGGGGACAGATCAGGCCCCTCACCTACCAGGACTTTGAGAGTGTCTTTTGTAAATTCCAGGCCAGTATATCGCAGAAAGAGATTGACACATACACTGAGTGGAACAAAATGTTCGGCTGCAGCCAGTGA